A single Pedobacter sp. PACM 27299 DNA region contains:
- a CDS encoding VOC family protein: MKLFTLILVLTITLHSFQDSKAQNMQKTSPAVLNHIAVYVTNLEKSTDFYKNTFELNQIPEPFHDGRHTWFSLGAAGQLHLIQGAKGKGNFDKNEHLCFSVAAIDPFIEKLNASHIPYEDWGGAAHRITLRVDGIKQIYFQDPDGHWLEVNDDHK; this comes from the coding sequence ATGAAGCTTTTTACCCTAATCCTCGTATTGACTATAACACTTCATTCTTTTCAAGACAGCAAAGCACAAAACATGCAAAAAACAAGCCCAGCAGTATTAAATCATATTGCAGTATATGTAACTAATTTGGAGAAATCTACAGATTTCTATAAGAATACATTTGAATTGAACCAAATTCCTGAACCTTTCCATGATGGCAGACATACCTGGTTTAGTCTGGGTGCTGCCGGACAGCTTCATTTAATACAGGGAGCAAAGGGAAAAGGAAATTTCGATAAAAATGAACACTTGTGTTTCAGTGTTGCAGCTATAGACCCATTCATTGAAAAGCTCAACGCGAGTCATATTCCCTATGAAGACTGGGGAGGGGCTGCGCATCGCATCACACTAAGAGTCGATGGGATCAAACAAATCTATTTTCAGGATCCTGATGGGCATTGGCTGGAAGTAAATGATGATCATAAATAA